In the Microcebus murinus isolate Inina chromosome 14, M.murinus_Inina_mat1.0, whole genome shotgun sequence genome, one interval contains:
- the PPP2R2D gene encoding serine/threonine-protein phosphatase 2A 55 kDa regulatory subunit B delta isoform isoform X3 produces the protein MDLMVEASPRRIFANAHTYHINSISVNSDHETYLSADDLRINLWHLEITDRSFNIVDIKPANMEELTEVITAAEFHPHQCNVLVYSSSKGTVRLCDMRSSALCDRHSKFFEEPEDPSSRSFFSEIISSISDVKFSHSGRYMMTRDYLSVKVWDLNMESRPVETHQVHEYLRSKLCSLYENDCIFDKFECCWNGSDSAIMTGSYNNFFRMFDRNARRDVTLEASRENSKPRASLKPRKVCTGGKRKKDEISVDSLDFNKKILHTAWHPLENIIAVAATNNLYIFQDKIN, from the exons ATGGACCTTATGGTAGAAGCAAGTCCACGACGAATTTTTGCAAATGCTCACACATATCATATAAATTCCATTTCCGTAAATAGTGATCATGAAACATATCTTTCTGCAGATGACCTGAGAATTAACCTATGGCATTTAGAAATCACAGACAGAAGCTTTA ACATCGTGGACATTAAGCCCGCGAACATGGAGGAGCTGACGGAAGTCATCACAGCGGCGGAGTTCCACCCGCACCAGTGCAACGTGCTCGTCTACAGCAGCAGCAAAGGCACCGTCCGGCTGTGCGACATGCGCTCCTCGGCGCTGTGCGACAGACACTCCAAGT tttttgaagAACCTGAAGATCCCAGCAGTAGGTCCTTCTTCTCAGAAATCATCTCGTCCATATCCGACGTGAAGTTCAGTCACAGCGGCCGGTACATGATGACCAGGGACTACCTGTCGGTGAAGGTGTGGGACCTCAACATGGAGAGCAGGCCGGTCGAGACCCACCAGGTCCACGAGTACCTGCGCAGCAAGCTCTGTTCTCTGTATGAAAACGACTGCATCTTCGACAAATTTGAGTGCTGCTGGAACGGTTCGGATAG TGCTATCATGACTGGGTCCTACAACAACTTCTTCAGAATGTTCGATAGAAACGCGCGGAGGGACGTCACGCTGGAAGCATCGAGAGAGAACAGCAAGCCCCGTGCCAGCCTGAAGCCCCGGAAAGTGTGCACGGGGGGTAAGAGGAAGAAAGACGAGATCAGTGTGGACAGTCTGGACTTCAACAAGAAGATCCTCCACACAGCCTGGCACCCGCTGGAGAACATTATTGCCGTAGCCGCCACCAATAACTTGTATATATTCCAGGACAAAATCAACTAG